The following nucleotide sequence is from Eubacterium sp. 1001713B170207_170306_E7.
CATAATGCCTTATGCAGGCGGGGTTTACATAAAGGATTTTTCCATCGGCATCGTAAACAATGTGCTCATTATAACTGTTTTCAAGCACCGTTACAAAAAAACTCTTGGGCAATGAATCCAGATAGGCCAGATATTCTTTGCTCGGTTTATATTTTTTATCCATTTTCCATGCACCTCTATGTCCATTATAGGAACATATTGTACCATAAACGGTACGAAAATACAAAAGAGCATACCGCTTAGTCTGCTCATTCCTTCATTTTGATTTTTATTTTTTCGTTTTGCAAAGCTTTTAATGATGTATTTACCAAAAACAAGCTTGGCACACAACTTGCATTATTATAACCAGCATAACCGGTTAAATATTTTTATTGAGGAGCACTGAAAATGGATTTTAAAAAGAAAAGGTGGATCATCATTCTGTTAGTGACCATCAGCTACGGGGCCGTCTGGCAGTTCCCGTATATGCTGGAAACGTACTATATTCCTGTACAGCAGGCCTTTGGCTTTACCAATGAACAGATCGGCTCAATGATGACTGTTTTTGGGATTGTATCCGTTATTTTATACTTTCCCGGCGGGTATCTCTCAGACAAATTTAGTGTTAAAACCCTGATAACAGTCTCTTATTTAGGAACAGCCGCCCTTGGGTTCTGCATGCTGCTGATTCCTCCGCTTCCAATTATGCTTGTTATTCAGTTTGGCTTTGCCGTCACTACCATTTTTACTTTTTGGGGTGCAATCATCAAATTTATCCGCATTATGGGGGATGACAGTGAGCAGGGAAAACTCTACGGATTATTCTTTGCCTTTTCCGGTATCTTTGGCGCACTGGAGGGCTTTGCCGCAACCGCTTTATACAGCGGACTGGGCGAAAATGTGACAGCTTTTAAAGCTTTGATTCTCTTTTTTGCGCTGGTCGTTGCTGTCCCGACACTTATCTTCTTTGCGATTTTCAAAGAAAAGGAAGCCCTGCCGGATACAGGCACTGAGGAAAGCAAAGTCAATCTCCGTGATCTTGGCAAGGTATTAAAAATGCCCATTGTCTGGATTATGGCCATTGTTGTTTTGTGCGCCTACATTCCAAAATCTTCCCAGAGCTATTTCCAGCCCTATATGAGCGAATACTTTGCTGTTCCTGTGGCCTGGATTTCAGTCATTGCCATTTTCCGGCAGCAGGTGGTGCGCCTGGTGGCTAACCCGCTGGCCGGCTGGCTCCGCGATAAAATCGGCGCATCGTCGATCGTCATACGGATCGCCTTTGTCATCGGAATCCTGGCCTTTGCGATGGTTCTCTTCACACCGCTGAATCCAGCGCTTGCCTGGGTTATTGTTACCTCATTATGCCTGGTATCTGCGCTGTATAATATTTCTGTCACCTGCAGCTTTATTCCGATTTCGGAGGCGGGTATTTCCGCTAAATATACTGGCACCATCTCCGGCTTTGTCTCCTGTGTGGGATACTCCAGCGACATCTGGTTCTATAAGGTCGGCGGCGGCATGATTGACGCCAATGGTTTTTCGGGCTATCAGCAGATCTTTATTCTGTGTCTGGTTTCCTGTGTTGTCGGAATCGCCGCAACCTTTGTTCTGAAAAAATCAATCCTAAAAACAAAAACAAGCAATCACCAATAGTATCACTTTATGGAGGAAAAAATGCAAATCGCAAAATATCAACCGGTATTATCAAAAACAGAAATGGAATTAATCCATGAAAAATCACTTTACCTGCTGGAAAATAACGGTGAAATCATCGAGAGTGATGAAATCCTGGAAATATGTAAAAACGCAGGATTTCGCGTTGAGGGTCAGCGTGTTTACTACCCCCGCGAAAAGGTTGAAGCCGCTTTAAAACAGGCGCCCAAAGATTTTAAGCTTCATGGTCGGGATGGGCGAAAGACTTTCAGTATCCGGGATGACGGAACAAAGCTCGCCCCGGCCCTTGGGCCTATGAATGTCCTGGAGGACGGTCACTACCGGCCAACGACCATGAAGGACATGGTGGATTTCACAATACTGCATGAAACCAGCGACTTAATGCGGACCGTAGGGGCAAATATGCTGAGGCCGCGCGACCTGCCGCTGTCCCCCCTCGACAATGCCATGACGCGTTTGGCAATCACCCTGGCTTACTCTACCAAACCCGTTCAAACCTTTTGTGAAGGCGGCGAAATCTCGGACAAGAGCTTTGAACTGATCAAACAGTTTTACGGCGGCGCCAGTGACGAGGACGTCTACGCCATGATCTGTATCAGCACTGCGTCACCCTTTCGTTTGACCCAGGATACATGTGAAACCCTGCTGTCGTTTTGCCGCTGCAACCAGCTCCTCTGGGCACAGGGCTCCGGAATGCCCGGCTTAACAACACCGCCGACCCTCGCAGGCACCCTGCTTCAGGGCAATGCCGAAAAGCTCGGAATCATCACCCTTTCCCAGACCATCAACCCAGGAAATCCTGTTATGTACAGCCTGATTTCCATGCTTTCCGACCTGCGCTATACCTCCTGCGTTGTGGCCACCCCCGAATCGCCCTATCGCATGATGGCGGAAAAGGATATGGCCGATTTCTATGGCCTGCCAAGCCTTGGCACAACCGGGCTGGCAGACGCCAAGGAGCTTGATTATCAGTGTGGGGCAGAGGCCTTTATGATGTTTTATTTTGCCTACCATTCAAGTCCGGATCTGGTCGCCCAGTCCCTGGGGGTGCTGGATTCCTACAACACCATCAGCTATGAAAAATTCATCATGGATGAGGAAAATGTCCAATCTGTTCTAAAATTGCTGGCACCTGTGGCAGTTGATGAAAAACGCATGAAAATCGATAAAATTCTAAAAGCAGGCCCCTCGGGGAATTACCTGGCGAGAACCGACCGGGCCTACCGGGAAGATTTCTACCGCTCATCTTTATACTTTAAGGAAAGCTCCGCGGAATGGATGGCTCAGGGACGCCCAACGCTTGAAGCAGAAGCACGAAAAAAATACCTTGAGCGCATAGCGGAATATCAGCCCGGTGACTTTGACCGGATACAGCAAAAGATTATTGATCAATATATTCCCAAGGACCTTCAGATTAAAAATAAATAGCCTGTAAAAAGCAGCCTGCCACCCAGCAGGCTGCCCTTCATCCTATGGTCGCTTAATCTCAGATACCGTTCCCGCCGCTTTCACTTCATTTTCTTGCAGAGCGTTTTCTCCATACAAAAGCAGGTCTGCTTTTGTAAAAAATCATTTAATCCGTTTTATTTAAACAGCACTTTTTATACTTTTTCCCGCTGCCGCAGGGGCATGGCGCGTTCCGGCCGACCTTTGGCACATTGGCAACCTTCTTTTGCTCTGGCTGCTTTGGCTGTATAAATTCCTGCTCGCCGGGCTCCTGGGCGGCTAACCGTTCTCGACCGCTCTCGATAAGAGCTCTTCTCTTTTCTGACCATTCATCTGCCTCTTCCTCTCTGCCAAGGGATTTGCAGACGCTGGCAATTTCACCATACAGTATGTCAATATTTGTAAAACATAAATTTCCTTTTTCAGACTCAAAACGATTTTCATATATGTCATTAATATCCTGAATCGTTTCAATTCCTCTTTTATAAATCGTGTAGGCTTTTTCCTTATCCAGTGTATTTCCTTCAGCATACAGTCGGGCATAATTGGCCCAGCCAAAAACGTCTATAGGATTTTCCCTGACGATCTCCTCATAGAGAGCGTCCGCTTCTGTTTTTTTATCCAGAGATTTGTAATAAAGATCGGCCAGATTGCTCTGAAGGCTTCCCATGCTCCCCACCTGCTCAAATTTTTCCATCATGGTGGTACAAAATTCAATCCGTTCTTCCGCCCACTCCTTCCCGGTGCCTAAAAAAGCGCATTCCAAATCACCGATCCAATTATGGATATAGGAGTAATCCTCCAGTCCAAACTCAGGATTAAAGCAGTCTAAAAACTTCCGGCTTCGCATTTTCCTGTTTTTTTCAACAGCTCTTTTCCAGACCGGAAACCAGATATCCAGCGCCTTATCAACATCATGATCCTCATAATAATAGCCTTTTTCCATTTCCCCAATTAATGCTTCAGTCTCCGTTTTTGTAAACATTTTTCTCTCCTTACTTTTAATTCCTGTTTTGCACAACTTAACAACAGTACGCGTCTCAGATACTGCTTCCCGCCGCCAGCAGGGCAGGGGATGGCTCCTCCCACTGCACACGCGGTTTTGCCGCTGGCTTTTTCAGAAAGCTTCTGATGTTCTTTTCTTCTTCCATTCTCAAACAAAAGACCGCTTCTTTCTGTCGCTCTGCCGTATATTTTTCTCTCCATTCACTGGCTTCTTTTTCTCTTCCCAAAAGCGTATAAATTTCCTCTGTTTTTTTATAGAGGGTCTCCCTCGCAAAAAAGCAGGCGGGCTTTTCGTCTATCATGTCAATGGCGTCAATCCCCTGGGCGCAAATCGACAGGGCTTTTCCGTAATCCCTGAAAGGCCCGGAGCAGTAATGAGAAGCATAGTCCGACCAATTCCAGACATTTGTTTTTTCTTTTTTTATAATCTTCTGATAAAGCGCCTCGCCTTTACGGCTGTCCCCGGTACAGTAAAAAAGCTCAGCTAAATTGCGCTGGTACTGTACGGCTTTTACAGGGTTGGGCCTGCCGCAAAAGCGCTCTAACATGGTTGTACAAAAATGAAACCTCTCATCCGCCCTTTTCGCCTTTGAATATAAAAAAACCTCCTCAAAATCGACAATCCAGTTTCTGGGATTAATATATGGCCCCAATTCGACAGATCTTCGAAAACAGGCCGAAAAATTATGCTGCTTCATATTTCTGTTTTCAGATACTGCCTCGATCCAGACTGGGTACCAGATATCAATGGCTTTTTCAGGAATCCTTTCATACCGGTATCCCCGCCCGATTTCCCATAAAAATCTTCTTGTTTCCGCTTCTGTGAACATCTTAAATCCCCTTGCTTTTGTAATGGTTTAATCTTAGCACAGGATAGAATAAAAGTAAATCATTTTACATAAAAAATTATTTTTCTTAAAAATAATTATGTTTTGTTTTTAACAATCTTTCTTCTTATTTCTTCGTACTCTGCCATTGTCAGCCGCTTTTCTTTATGATATGCTTTTCATACGGAGGTGTGACATGAGCTATGACACTAAAAAAATGAAAAAACGGATGCTTATCACGCGGCTTATCCTGGCTGTGATTCTCACAGCATTTTTTATCTATTTCGTCTATCAGGTAGCTTTAGAGGACAAAGGCGACGCGCCTCAGCAGGCTTCAGCAGACGCAGAGGACACCTTTATGTCCTGGATGAAGGACAGCCTGTACAGCAGCAAAAATTATTCTATCCGCCTCTATCTGCCTGACGGCTTTCCTGAAAACACTCTGGACTTTTCTTCTTTGGAGGCGCTGCCCTTCTGGAACTGGGTGAATGTTGTGGCAAAAGGCAATAGCGCTTCCCTTGACATCGCAGTGGACCGGCTGCATAAAACCGCCGCCTTCAACAGCGGCGGAGAATACCGGTTTCTGTCCATTAAGGACGGTCAGGTCTTGTTCAGTCTGCCTCAGGGGGACGGCAGCTACAATACACTGCAAACCAATGATCCAGAAACGCTGCACGCCATTGACGGTATCCTGTTTTTAAATGATCCTGAGTTTTTTAAAGCCTATGGAAAAACAATCCTGATGCCCGAGCCCAGCCCCGTCAACGCTTCAAAACCGGTTACCCTTGAGCGTACCGTAAAAAGCGAGGACTTTTACAGCCCCTTTCTGCAAAACAGCGGCAGAGTGCTGGAAGGACGTGACAGCTTAAAAGCAGACTGGACCTACGGTGACTATCCTGAAAAGTCTCTGACCATTTCCGGAAATTTCTCTTACTATCTGGATACAGTCAACGCGCTTTTAAACAACCTGCCCTTTGAGGATGCGAACCACTTCCGGTGGCCAGGCAGTATTTCCACAGCGCCGCCGCAGTGCCACATACAGATTACTTACAGCCAGATCAACCATACAGGCCCCATTGAACATGATTTTTAGCCAATAAAAAAAGCTCCGCCTGACCGCGAAGCTTTTTATTTTATTCCTTTTTAAAATAAATGAACTGGTTCTTTCCGTGGGCCTTTGCAAAGTACAGCGCCTGATCGGCGTTGCCCAGAAGCTCTTTATAGGTCGTTCCGTTTTCCGGGAACAGGGCAATACCGATGCTGCCGGAAATGCTGTACTTTTTCTGCACCCCGACACGGCAGTTCTCAAAGATTTGGATGATCTCCTGCGCCTTTCTGGTCACCGCCTCTGTATCCTGAATATTCTTCATCAGCACGACAAACTCGTCGCCGCCGATTCTCCCCACAATATCGCTTTCTCTGAAAATACCGGAGATTTTTTTGGTAACCTCCCGCAGCACACGGTCGCCGGAGATATGCCCAAAGGTATCGTTGACCTGCTTGAAATCATCCACGTCGATCATCAGCAGCCCGGCCTTCTGTTTGCCTTCGTTTTCCTTCATCCACTGCTGAATACGGCTTTCTGCCGCTCCCTTATTGAAGGTCTGGGTCAGAAAATCTTTTTCAGCCGCCGCCATCATCTTTTCCTTTTCCTGCATCTCCTCATCGATATCCATGAGGATACCGACCCCTCTGCTGGGCTCTCCGTTTTCGTCAACAATCAGGCTGACCCGTGACCGGCACCACATTGGGCAGCGGCGGCTGTCATACACCCGGAACTCACCCTCAGCATAGGGCTCGCCATCGGCAATTTTCCTGTAGGTCTGCAAAAACACTTCCACATCACTTTCAGGTATGCCCTGACACTCGACGACCGCCTCGGGGAAACGCTCCACAGGAGACTCAAAGCCAAACTTCTGCCTGAACATATCCGAGTGGTAAATGTGCCCGGTTTTTATATCCCACTCAAAAATAATATCTTTCGACTGGGCCATCACGATTTCATAACGGCGTTCATTGGTTTCGAGCTCCCGGTGGGTTTTCCGGAGCTCCTCATTTTTGCGTTTCTGGATTCCAAGAACGTAGAGGCTGAGCACGATAAATACACCAAAGAGAATGCAGCAGAAAACCGCCGCCTGCATGACCAGCCCGGTCGCCTTGCTCTCGATCACCTCGTTTGGCACCACTGAAAGCAGATACCAGTCATTGATGCCCACCGGCAGGTAACGCATGATGCGCTTAGTACCGTTCCACACATAGTCAACACTGCCGCTTTTTCCCTCCAGCATATTGATCTGCATGGTCTGAAGGGCAAAGGGATCCTCAAAGTAGGAATCCTCGAAATCGGTGTTTATATCTTTCAATGTCCGGTCCGCGTTCTCATTATTTGAGGTGACAAAAACCTCGCCGTTACGCCTGGTCAGGTAGGCGTAGCCCTTGCCGTCAAAGGTGTCGACGTTCAAAAGCTCTGTCAGGTCGGTCAGATAGTACCGCCCCATGATCACGCCAATGACCGCGTTATCCCGGTAAATCGGGACAGCCAAGGCGATTGACTCCTCCGAATGATCCTCCGGCACTGTCGGGTTTGAGATAAACGGCACCCCGACTATGGCATACCGGAAATGCTCTTTATCCATTACCTCAAAGGTATAAACCTCATTGTCCATGATCTCATAGGCCGTTCCATCCGGCTCGACTACCGCCACATTTCTGAAATCAAGGGCTTCATCGATCTGCCGCAGAGACGTCATAATCGCATCGTCGTTCAAGGCCAGATCCGTCGCGCCAATGACTGCCGCCGCCGACTTGAGATTTTCGAGATCATCGTCAAATTTCTGCTTGATCAGGGCCGCGCTCTGGATTCCAACCTCCTCCAGATACTGGCCTGTTTCCTCCGAGACCTTTTTCTCAACGGATTTCACATATGTAAAAGAAACGCCAATGACAGCCAGAACCGTCACGATGGCAATGATACCATTGATCAGCTTCCCGGAATGCTTGTGCTTGTCTTTCATCCTAACGCCTCGTTTTTCCAATCTTGTTATCTGATAACTTCAAGTATATCGGAAGTCCTATTGTAAGTCAATGACTGGCAAAATTCTATTCGTCTTTCTCTCGCTCAGCAACATATTTTTCAGCTGTCTGATAACAGATTCTTTTTCTCTTTCAACCGCCGGTATCGAATACCAGTACTTTTCAGCATAAACATAAAAAGCTGTGCAAATGGAGGGTTCATCCATAATAACAGACGAGTCGTCATCTATCTCCTGATTGATAATGACCGGTCCATTTTCATTCAGCCACAGGTTCAAACCATCAAGAAGATTTTCCTGGCCGCTTCGATAAAAAGCTGCTTTAAAGTTGGGGAAAGTAACCAGCAGCCATATTAAATACTCAATTTGTCTGTAAACGTCCTGTTTATCCACAACAATTTTTCTTCCCGTTATCAATGTCATTTCGTGAAATTCTGTCCCTTCGCTGTGCAGTCCCTGTATTAAAGCTTCTTTATTAATTAACATGCAATATTTAAAATTGCCAAGATCATCAGAGAATTTTTTATGATGTGTTTTATAAATTTCATATAACGCTCTCTTTTCTCTTTCTTCTATATTATTTTTTGTTAAAAGCTGCTGAAAATTCCGACTGGTTGTAATAAGCGAAAACGGCATCTTGGTCTTGACATAGGTATTGCCCAATTTATAAGGAAGCTTTTTAAGCAGTTCCCTGATCTCCTGATGGTGGATCACTTCATGGGATTTTTTGCAAAGCATATAGGCCGATTTAATCAATTCTTCATAATGCCTGACGGTTGGATAATCCGTATACATATGCGTGATATCCTTCTGGGTGATCTCGTCTGCAGTGATTTTTACCAGCGCCATCTTATTCTTTAAAACGACAATGTTATGTTTATATAAAAGCTGCGAGTACACCGGATAATACAGATACTGAACATTGCCGGTAAGCAGCATCGGGAGACGGTAAAGCAGGGTGTTAATCAGATAGTCAATGCTGTGATTCAGCGAAATTAAAAAAACAATCCGGTGGCCCTTTTCTGCAATTTTCAGATATTGCTTTTTCCATTCTTTAAAGAACTCGGTATCTTCTGACTGCCAGCTGTAATGCTCTGTCCAGTCCAGTACAAAAACATCTTGTGCTGTTTTTTCCAATAAAACGGACTGAATCAATTCCTGTGCCGCCTTTCTGCGGCCTGTTTTCCCCTGAAAAATCTTAACCTTTGTTGTGTAGACCGTCTTATCTGTAAAGCTGCTGTTCGTATCATTTTCTTCAACAAGCCAACGCTTAAGGAGCACAGGCAATCCGTCTGCTTCTGTCATTTCTGTTGTCTGGCCCGCTTCCAGGAGCACACTTTTAACCGAAGCGTAATTTGACCTTTTGTCCAACATGATAAAAAACTCAATAATTTCATCACATATTTCAGAATTTGTATTAAGCTTTCGCTTTCCTGTTTTCAACTTGCTGATTAATGAGGTATCCACATGAAGATAATTGGCTAACTCCATTCCTTTTACATGAAATATGTCCATCAAATAACCCAAGCGCGATAATTCCTGATTCGTTTCCATTAGTCCTCCTTTGCTCTGGTGCACTGTCAATTTGTCCACAAACTGTCAATTTTTAGAAATTGACAATTCCATCCTGTACATTGACGATTTTTAAGCTTCTTTGTAAAATCAAATTAAAGTACGAATATGCGGCAGCCTGCTATATGCCATTTTAAGGAGAGGTAAATGAATACGCTATTTACGTTAAAAAAACATTTCACAGCTGTTAACAAAGAAAAATGGTCCTGGTTTGTGACGCTTCTTGTTCCAACGCTTATAATGCTGATACCTCAAAATGAAGTGTTTACTCATGAGATAAAGACCTTCTCAGCCATTACTTTGGCGGCGATTTTTATCTTTGCCTTTGGTTATATTCCGCAGCTCATTACCGGGCTCATTTTACCTATATTTTATAATATCACAAATCTTGCCCCCACAGAGGTGGTATTTTCTCCCTGGACAAGCACGGTACCGTGGATGTTTATGGGTGGCACATTATTCCCTGTGTATAGGTACTCAATTAATTGGATTTAACACTCTAACCGTTTATTTCAAATGTATCAACCCCGCGCCAGGTGTTTTTTCTTACGAATCTACAAGTCTGCTCTTTATATTTTCTTTTGTTTTCTATCCCGTATTGACATCCAATCGACCGGACTTAATATTTTTGAATACGCTGTCAATTAAGTGTCAACTGCTGTAAATTGACAAGTCGCCCAAACCCGTTGATTCGTAATTAAAAGATAATATATAATTCTCTCAAGCCATTGCAATGGAAAACAAGTTTAAACAAAAAATATTTGAATATGCGAGGATAACAAAATGAGTGATCAAACAATGACAAATGCCCAGGCAAAAAAAGCGGAAAGAACAAAATTATTTGAAGATGTATATAGCGGAATAATCCCAAAGCGCGTGCCCATCAAAGCTTCGATGACGCTTGAAGCCGCATTAGAGTATTCCGGATTCCCCGTTGGTAAAACACTTTGGGATCTCGATCCTGAAAGTGTAGCCAAGGCTATGGACCGTGTCTGTGCATTTATCCCATCCGACACGCCGGCGGTGGGCGGCATTTTAAAAAATCCCGCTGTCTTTAAGCTTCTTGGCTCAAAGGGCTACTCAATGGGCCAAACTGGTTGTATGCAGCATATTGATCTCGAAACATTAAAAGCAGATGAATATGATGCTTTTATAGAGGATCCTTATACTTTTATTATTACAAAATCTCTGCCACGTATTTTCAAAAATTTAGATACTGACTCTCCGCGTGCCGGTATGGCTTTAGCTGAAGCAATGAAAGCCTTTTATGATCATCAGATAAAATTCAATTCT
It contains:
- a CDS encoding MFS transporter translates to MDFKKKRWIIILLVTISYGAVWQFPYMLETYYIPVQQAFGFTNEQIGSMMTVFGIVSVILYFPGGYLSDKFSVKTLITVSYLGTAALGFCMLLIPPLPIMLVIQFGFAVTTIFTFWGAIIKFIRIMGDDSEQGKLYGLFFAFSGIFGALEGFAATALYSGLGENVTAFKALILFFALVVAVPTLIFFAIFKEKEALPDTGTEESKVNLRDLGKVLKMPIVWIMAIVVLCAYIPKSSQSYFQPYMSEYFAVPVAWISVIAIFRQQVVRLVANPLAGWLRDKIGASSIVIRIAFVIGILAFAMVLFTPLNPALAWVIVTSLCLVSALYNISVTCSFIPISEAGISAKYTGTISGFVSCVGYSSDIWFYKVGGGMIDANGFSGYQQIFILCLVSCVVGIAATFVLKKSILKTKTSNHQ
- a CDS encoding trimethylamine methyltransferase family protein — translated: MQIAKYQPVLSKTEMELIHEKSLYLLENNGEIIESDEILEICKNAGFRVEGQRVYYPREKVEAALKQAPKDFKLHGRDGRKTFSIRDDGTKLAPALGPMNVLEDGHYRPTTMKDMVDFTILHETSDLMRTVGANMLRPRDLPLSPLDNAMTRLAITLAYSTKPVQTFCEGGEISDKSFELIKQFYGGASDEDVYAMICISTASPFRLTQDTCETLLSFCRCNQLLWAQGSGMPGLTTPPTLAGTLLQGNAEKLGIITLSQTINPGNPVMYSLISMLSDLRYTSCVVATPESPYRMMAEKDMADFYGLPSLGTTGLADAKELDYQCGAEAFMMFYFAYHSSPDLVAQSLGVLDSYNTISYEKFIMDEENVQSVLKLLAPVAVDEKRMKIDKILKAGPSGNYLARTDRAYREDFYRSSLYFKESSAEWMAQGRPTLEAEARKKYLERIAEYQPGDFDRIQQKIIDQYIPKDLQIKNK
- a CDS encoding diguanylate cyclase; translation: MKDKHKHSGKLINGIIAIVTVLAVIGVSFTYVKSVEKKVSEETGQYLEEVGIQSAALIKQKFDDDLENLKSAAAVIGATDLALNDDAIMTSLRQIDEALDFRNVAVVEPDGTAYEIMDNEVYTFEVMDKEHFRYAIVGVPFISNPTVPEDHSEESIALAVPIYRDNAVIGVIMGRYYLTDLTELLNVDTFDGKGYAYLTRRNGEVFVTSNNENADRTLKDINTDFEDSYFEDPFALQTMQINMLEGKSGSVDYVWNGTKRIMRYLPVGINDWYLLSVVPNEVIESKATGLVMQAAVFCCILFGVFIVLSLYVLGIQKRKNEELRKTHRELETNERRYEIVMAQSKDIIFEWDIKTGHIYHSDMFRQKFGFESPVERFPEAVVECQGIPESDVEVFLQTYRKIADGEPYAEGEFRVYDSRRCPMWCRSRVSLIVDENGEPSRGVGILMDIDEEMQEKEKMMAAAEKDFLTQTFNKGAAESRIQQWMKENEGKQKAGLLMIDVDDFKQVNDTFGHISGDRVLREVTKKISGIFRESDIVGRIGGDEFVVLMKNIQDTEAVTRKAQEIIQIFENCRVGVQKKYSISGSIGIALFPENGTTYKELLGNADQALYFAKAHGKNQFIYFKKE